In Rhizobium gallicum bv. gallicum R602sp, the following proteins share a genomic window:
- a CDS encoding ABC transporter permease yields the protein MRAPRAAYPLTWRVMDVLEGFAAIVWPSSFRPGLPYLLLLPAVVLVGLLVLGLVQIGDTSLRTLDTNTFLMSENYTLANYQRVLTEKFFATVAGRSLMGAVIVTAITLLFAFPYAYLMVRTPSSALRRFLLVALFLPFFIGQVVRAYGWLIILGNQGMVNEALGLVGVPPMRLLYNYPAVLFGLVQYMLPFAVLMLAPALTAIPSELEAAAASLGADWVRTFRHIVLPLSRPGLVGAGLVVVTLSLTDFAIPAILGGGTQDFIANAIYDQFFRTSDQGLGATLSLMLVAVGSILVGVVFALFGAGTLAIGGDRK from the coding sequence ATGCGCGCTCCCCGTGCCGCATATCCTCTGACATGGCGCGTCATGGATGTGCTTGAAGGCTTTGCGGCTATCGTCTGGCCATCGAGTTTCCGGCCAGGCCTGCCTTATCTCTTGTTGCTGCCGGCGGTTGTGCTCGTGGGGCTGCTCGTGCTCGGTCTCGTCCAGATCGGCGACACGAGCCTGAGAACGCTCGATACCAATACCTTCCTAATGTCGGAGAACTACACGCTCGCCAACTACCAGCGCGTTCTGACTGAGAAATTCTTCGCGACGGTGGCCGGCCGCAGCCTCATGGGCGCAGTGATTGTCACGGCAATCACGCTGCTGTTCGCCTTCCCATACGCCTACCTGATGGTGCGCACGCCGTCGTCGGCGCTTCGCAGGTTCCTGCTCGTGGCGCTCTTCTTGCCCTTCTTCATCGGCCAGGTGGTGCGCGCCTATGGCTGGCTCATCATTCTCGGCAACCAGGGAATGGTCAACGAGGCGCTCGGTCTCGTCGGTGTGCCGCCTATGCGACTCCTCTACAACTACCCTGCAGTTCTTTTCGGCCTTGTGCAATACATGCTGCCCTTCGCCGTCCTGATGCTGGCGCCTGCTCTGACCGCGATCCCGAGCGAGCTCGAGGCGGCGGCGGCCTCCCTCGGCGCCGACTGGGTCCGCACCTTCCGCCATATCGTCCTGCCGCTCTCCCGGCCAGGCCTCGTCGGCGCGGGGCTCGTGGTCGTCACGCTCTCGCTCACCGATTTTGCCATTCCCGCCATCCTCGGCGGCGGCACTCAGGACTTCATCGCCAACGCGATCTACGACCAGTTCTTCCGCACCTCCGACCAGGGTCTAGGGGCGACGCTGTCGCTTATGCTTGTCGCTGTGGGCTCCATCCTCGTCGGCGTCGTGTTCGCGCTCTTCGGCGCTGGCACCCTCGCCATCGGGGGAGACCGCAAATGA
- the hisD gene encoding histidinol dehydrogenase: MTNVSFYDYSKLNVEEKAALLRRSETDISSFVEKVAPILEAVRTEGDKALARFGREFDKADITEANLKVTEAEFDAAFKLVDASVIESIKFGIDNIRKFHEEQKPEAMWLKEIRPGAFAGDRFTPIQSVALYVPRGKGSFPSVTMMTSVPAAVAGVPNLAIVTPPAPDGSVDGATLVAARLAGVETVYKVGGAQAVAAVAYGTETVKPALKIVGPGSPWVVAAKRSLFGVIDTGLPAGPSEVIILADDTVHGGLAALDLLIEAEHGADSSAYLVTHSRRVAEEALAALPEHWTKMTEQRVAFSKAVLTGKSGGVVLTSSIEESYEFVNAYAPEHLELLSEEPFIHLGHITEASEILMGTHTPVSIANFSLGPNAVLPTSRWARTFGPLSVADFVKRSSVGFVTASAYPEFARHSHNLAVYEGFSSHALAVSPVRDAYLKKDA; the protein is encoded by the coding sequence ATGACCAACGTGTCTTTCTACGATTATTCCAAGCTAAACGTCGAGGAAAAGGCGGCGCTGCTGCGCCGCTCGGAAACCGACATCTCGAGTTTCGTCGAAAAGGTCGCGCCGATCCTCGAAGCCGTGCGCACAGAGGGTGACAAGGCGCTTGCCCGGTTCGGCCGCGAATTCGACAAGGCAGATATCACCGAGGCCAATCTCAAGGTCACCGAGGCGGAGTTCGATGCGGCCTTCAAGCTGGTCGATGCGAGCGTCATCGAATCCATAAAGTTCGGCATCGACAATATCCGCAAGTTCCATGAGGAGCAGAAGCCGGAAGCCATGTGGCTGAAGGAAATCCGTCCCGGCGCCTTTGCCGGTGACCGCTTTACGCCAATCCAGTCGGTCGCGCTCTACGTGCCGCGTGGCAAGGGTTCCTTCCCGTCGGTGACGATGATGACCTCGGTTCCGGCCGCGGTAGCGGGCGTCCCGAACCTCGCCATCGTCACACCACCGGCGCCGGACGGCTCCGTCGATGGCGCAACTCTCGTTGCAGCACGACTTGCAGGCGTCGAGACCGTCTACAAGGTCGGCGGTGCCCAGGCCGTAGCGGCGGTTGCCTACGGAACCGAAACCGTCAAGCCGGCACTGAAGATCGTCGGCCCCGGCAGCCCGTGGGTTGTCGCTGCCAAGCGCTCGCTCTTCGGCGTCATCGATACCGGCCTTCCGGCCGGCCCGTCCGAGGTGATCATTCTTGCCGACGATACGGTCCATGGTGGACTTGCAGCACTCGACCTTTTGATTGAGGCGGAACACGGCGCGGATTCGTCGGCCTATCTCGTCACCCACAGCCGCCGGGTCGCCGAAGAGGCGCTCGCCGCGCTTCCCGAGCACTGGACGAAGATGACCGAGCAGCGCGTCGCTTTCTCCAAGGCCGTGCTGACCGGCAAGTCGGGCGGCGTGGTGCTCACCTCCTCGATCGAGGAGAGCTACGAGTTCGTCAACGCCTATGCGCCGGAGCATCTGGAGCTTCTGTCGGAAGAGCCGTTTATCCATCTCGGCCATATCACCGAGGCTTCCGAAATCCTGATGGGCACCCACACGCCGGTCAGCATCGCCAATTTCTCGCTCGGCCCAAATGCCGTGCTGCCAACCAGCCGCTGGGCGCGCACCTTCGGCCCGCTGTCGGTTGCGGATTTCGTCAAGCGTAGCTCCGTCGGCTTTGTAACGGCATCTGCCTATCCGGAATTTGCCCGGCACTCGCACAATCTGGCAGTCTACGAGGGCTTCTCTTCGCACGCTCTGGCCGTCTCGCCGGTGCGCGATGCCTACCTGAAGAAGGACGCCTGA
- a CDS encoding ABC transporter permease codes for MTGSRSKFIVIWAFVATALVMLSAPTIVVLGASFTAGNIITFPPDGLSLKWYGAIAQASDLRQAFLRSLIVAAICTATAIPVGTLAGIALAKYQVRFARSIQIYLLLPFTIPLIGSGIGMMLVFGQMNVLGRLWPVGIACCVINLPFMIWAVTASASNLSPDLELAAANCGAPPLQRFLYITLPAVLPGVITGSLLMFILALNEFLVSLLLVDARSVTLPVQIYNSIRSIITPDLAAISVVFIACAGLAIALLDRLVGLDIFLKSK; via the coding sequence ATGACCGGCAGCCGAAGCAAGTTCATCGTCATCTGGGCATTCGTCGCAACTGCGCTGGTCATGCTTTCAGCACCCACTATCGTGGTGCTCGGAGCCTCCTTCACGGCCGGAAACATCATCACCTTCCCACCGGATGGATTGTCGCTGAAATGGTATGGCGCAATCGCGCAAGCGAGCGATCTCCGGCAGGCCTTCCTGCGTTCGCTGATCGTCGCTGCGATATGCACGGCGACCGCCATCCCCGTCGGCACGCTCGCCGGCATCGCACTCGCCAAGTACCAGGTACGGTTTGCTCGCTCCATCCAGATCTACCTACTGCTGCCCTTCACCATTCCGCTGATCGGCTCCGGCATCGGCATGATGCTTGTCTTCGGACAGATGAACGTCCTGGGCAGGCTGTGGCCGGTGGGTATTGCGTGCTGCGTCATCAACCTGCCCTTCATGATCTGGGCCGTAACGGCGAGTGCCAGCAACCTGTCGCCGGATCTCGAGCTGGCAGCGGCCAATTGCGGGGCCCCGCCGCTGCAGCGCTTCCTCTACATTACCCTTCCAGCAGTGCTGCCGGGCGTGATCACCGGATCGCTGCTGATGTTCATCCTCGCGCTCAACGAGTTCCTAGTCAGCCTGCTGCTCGTCGATGCCCGAAGCGTGACACTGCCGGTGCAGATCTACAATTCCATCCGCTCGATCATTACGCCTGATTTGGCTGCCATCTCGGTGGTATTCATCGCCTGCGCCGGGCTTGCGATCGCATTGCTCGACCGCCTGGTCGGTCTCGACATCTTCCTCAAATCGAAATGA
- the hutC gene encoding histidine utilization repressor translates to MNALSDSASPLYEKVKVFVLGNIGSGKWARNSRLPSENELVSALGVSRMTVHRALRELTSEGHLRRIQGVGTFIAPPRPQSTLIEISNIITEIKARGSRHRAEVVVLERIEQPEAELLLALEFETVKPVDHSVVIHFENDLPVQLEERYVNPDLVSGYIDQDFSALATYDYLQNATPLTEVEHLISALPAGDNPGRLLHIRPTDCCLVLHRKTWTGPVVATVNTFTYVGSRYSLGSRYLHGGK, encoded by the coding sequence ATGAATGCACTTTCAGATTCCGCATCGCCGCTTTACGAGAAGGTGAAGGTATTTGTCCTCGGCAATATTGGCAGCGGCAAGTGGGCCCGCAACAGCCGCCTTCCGTCGGAGAACGAACTCGTCTCGGCGCTGGGTGTCTCCCGCATGACCGTCCACCGGGCGCTGCGCGAACTCACCTCCGAGGGGCATCTGCGCCGCATCCAGGGCGTCGGCACCTTCATCGCCCCGCCCAGGCCGCAATCGACGCTGATCGAGATCAGCAACATCATCACCGAGATCAAGGCGCGCGGCAGCCGGCACCGGGCCGAGGTGGTCGTGCTCGAGCGTATCGAACAACCGGAAGCCGAGCTTCTGCTCGCCCTCGAGTTCGAAACCGTGAAACCCGTCGACCATTCGGTCGTGATCCATTTCGAGAACGACCTGCCGGTCCAACTCGAGGAACGCTATGTCAATCCCGACCTCGTTTCCGGCTATATCGACCAGGATTTCAGCGCCCTCGCCACCTATGATTACCTGCAGAACGCCACCCCGCTGACCGAGGTGGAGCATCTCATCAGTGCCCTTCCGGCCGGCGACAACCCGGGGCGCCTACTGCACATTCGTCCCACCGACTGCTGCCTGGTTCTGCATCGCAAGACCTGGACCGGGCCGGTCGTCGCGACCGTCAACACGTTCACCTATGTCGGCAGCCGCTATTCGCTCGGCAGCCGCTATCTGCACGGCGGCAAGTGA
- a CDS encoding exonuclease SbcCD subunit D, whose amino-acid sequence MRLLHTADLHLGRQFHGISLEDDHAAILDQILQAINTHRPDVFIIAGDIFDRASPPATSVRQFNAFLGRVARETEAAVVMIAGNHDSGDRIGAMSVLTDVRRALIRGPLLADETPLILRDAAGPVAISALPYGYEFAARDCFGDESIAMPEHVIRAQVTAARRHLPEGARWVVVAHAFVEGGSSSEGERPLARVGGIETVRHDMFDGAHYVALGHLHLPHSVGMPHIRYAGAPLAFGFDEAGSVKSMSLVDLDEQGRVAIIALPFAPTRGVRVLRGKFADLLHGEPSTDFIKAVLTNDAPLIDPMKRLRELYPNACQLTYARDERALDIMSEIKVQATLHDPAKVIREFLTQVRSEDPVDAELALIGSALSDLRSVEAQV is encoded by the coding sequence ATGCGACTGCTTCACACTGCGGACTTGCATCTCGGGCGTCAGTTCCATGGCATTTCGCTTGAGGATGACCATGCGGCGATCCTCGACCAGATCCTGCAAGCGATAAACACGCACCGACCCGATGTCTTCATAATCGCCGGCGACATTTTCGATCGCGCATCTCCTCCCGCAACCTCGGTGCGGCAATTCAATGCCTTTCTCGGTCGAGTGGCCCGAGAGACGGAAGCGGCCGTGGTCATGATTGCCGGCAATCATGATTCTGGCGACAGGATCGGCGCCATGTCAGTCCTGACGGACGTACGGCGAGCATTGATCCGTGGACCGCTTTTGGCGGACGAAACACCTCTGATCCTGCGTGACGCAGCTGGTCCGGTTGCCATTTCCGCCCTGCCATACGGCTACGAATTCGCCGCACGCGACTGCTTCGGCGATGAGTCGATCGCAATGCCCGAACATGTCATTCGCGCCCAGGTCACCGCGGCGCGGCGGCATCTTCCGGAAGGAGCGCGCTGGGTCGTGGTTGCCCACGCCTTTGTAGAGGGCGGCAGTTCCAGTGAAGGAGAGCGGCCCCTGGCACGGGTCGGTGGCATCGAGACGGTTCGCCACGACATGTTCGATGGCGCTCACTACGTGGCGCTTGGTCACCTGCATCTGCCGCATTCGGTCGGCATGCCGCACATCCGCTATGCCGGTGCTCCGCTGGCATTCGGTTTCGACGAGGCTGGAAGCGTAAAGTCGATGAGCCTCGTCGATCTCGATGAACAGGGCAGGGTAGCGATCATTGCACTCCCATTCGCGCCTACCCGGGGCGTTAGGGTCTTGCGCGGCAAGTTCGCTGACCTGCTGCACGGGGAACCATCGACCGATTTCATCAAGGCAGTGCTGACGAATGATGCGCCGCTGATCGATCCGATGAAGCGTCTTCGCGAGCTATACCCGAATGCCTGTCAGCTGACTTATGCACGAGATGAGCGGGCGCTCGACATCATGTCCGAAATCAAGGTGCAAGCCACTCTGCATGATCCGGCAAAGGTCATTCGGGAGTTCCTGACGCAGGTTCGCAGCGAAGACCCGGTCGATGCGGAGTTGGCGTTGATCGGTTCTGCCCTTTCTGATCTTCGAAGCGTGGAGGCGCAGGTATGA
- a CDS encoding zinc-dependent alcohol dehydrogenase, protein MKAVRLHDTKVLRVEEVAEPSAPPPGFVNLLIRAAGICGSDLHNYRTGQWISRRPSTAGHEFCGRVTAVGEGVSHVAVGDVVSADSRVSCGTCPACMSGRSNVCETLGFVGEVCDGGFAEAVQLPARLVVRHDPQLSPHIAAMAEPLAVALHAVRRLAVPAGEPVLVIGCGTIGGLSALLLRRLHDGPLLLADLNAERSALVSEVTGGTVVSLDKAKIEAALSGGRLRHALDATGSIQAIELALDIMSSGGALALVGIGHGKLDFDPNILVEREISLIGSHAFAGELPEAVGLLVELAPALQRFIMVLPALDDVPEAYEQLLRGESKALKTIVEVAG, encoded by the coding sequence ATGAAGGCCGTGCGGCTCCACGATACCAAGGTCCTGCGGGTGGAGGAAGTGGCCGAGCCATCGGCCCCGCCACCGGGCTTCGTCAATCTCCTGATCAGGGCCGCCGGTATCTGCGGTTCCGACCTTCACAACTACCGCACCGGTCAGTGGATCTCGCGTCGTCCCTCCACGGCCGGGCATGAATTCTGCGGCCGCGTGACGGCTGTCGGAGAAGGCGTCAGCCATGTTGCGGTTGGGGATGTCGTCTCTGCGGATTCGCGCGTATCGTGCGGCACCTGCCCAGCCTGTATGAGCGGCCGCAGCAACGTCTGCGAGACGCTGGGCTTCGTCGGCGAGGTCTGCGACGGCGGCTTTGCCGAGGCGGTGCAACTACCGGCCCGGCTGGTCGTCCGTCACGATCCGCAGCTTTCGCCGCATATCGCCGCCATGGCCGAGCCGCTCGCAGTAGCGCTGCACGCCGTGCGCCGTCTCGCCGTCCCGGCCGGGGAACCGGTTCTCGTGATCGGTTGCGGCACGATCGGCGGGCTGAGCGCCCTTCTTCTCCGCCGGCTGCATGACGGCCCGCTGCTGCTGGCCGATCTCAATGCTGAAAGGTCGGCTCTCGTTTCCGAGGTGACCGGCGGCACGGTCGTTTCTCTTGACAAGGCAAAGATCGAAGCAGCACTTTCCGGCGGACGGCTGCGTCATGCCCTCGATGCCACCGGCAGTATCCAGGCGATTGAACTGGCGCTTGACATCATGTCGAGCGGTGGAGCGCTTGCCCTCGTCGGTATCGGCCACGGCAAGCTCGACTTCGACCCGAACATCCTGGTCGAGCGGGAGATATCGCTCATCGGCAGCCATGCCTTCGCCGGCGAACTGCCCGAGGCCGTCGGGCTGCTTGTCGAGCTCGCGCCCGCGCTTCAACGCTTCATCATGGTGCTGCCGGCTCTCGACGACGTGCCCGAGGCTTACGAACAGCTGTTGCGGGGCGAGAGCAAGGCCCTGAAGACGATCGTCGAGGTGGCGGGCTAG